One genomic window of Nitrosomonas sp. Is35 includes the following:
- the bamB gene encoding outer membrane protein assembly factor BamB, with protein sequence MTVLLNFARSGRLFPSGLIVALLLSGCSTFNPFDMRIIESMSTGISDLLITDEPIVYEKEELDALKKADRIPLKWKDKAGENEIASFYTAFDNGAVYVADEAGKLTKYNAATGKQEWQVKSKNKFSAGVGIGEGLILIGTFKGEVLAYNESGHMLWQASVTSEILSPPQVQNNVVAVRTVDGRIFALDAIDGKRKWIYQGATPSLTVRSTAGITLAHGAIFAGFPGGKMVAMSLFNGNIGWEVAVSQPRGVTELERMTDITSAPVMNNRLVCAVAYQGRVACFAINDGAYIWSRESSSSAGLVMDNDYVYVTEDNGVVAAYDLLSGAGMWKQSRLGSKKLTRPVIIGQYIVVADDQGFVNVLRNYDGALVARAATDGSVIHNAASVLPDGFVVQTAKGGVYAFSTQF encoded by the coding sequence GTGACTGTTTTATTGAATTTTGCCCGATCCGGGCGATTATTTCCTTCTGGGTTGATTGTTGCGCTGTTGTTGTCAGGGTGCAGCACGTTTAACCCCTTCGATATGCGTATCATCGAATCCATGAGCACGGGGATATCCGATCTGCTGATCACCGATGAGCCGATCGTCTATGAGAAGGAAGAGTTGGATGCTTTAAAGAAAGCCGACCGCATTCCACTGAAATGGAAGGATAAAGCCGGTGAGAACGAAATTGCTTCCTTCTATACCGCGTTCGACAATGGCGCAGTTTATGTGGCCGATGAAGCCGGTAAACTGACCAAGTATAACGCCGCAACTGGTAAGCAAGAATGGCAGGTCAAATCGAAAAACAAATTTTCCGCCGGTGTGGGTATTGGTGAAGGATTGATCCTGATCGGAACATTCAAAGGCGAAGTGCTTGCTTATAATGAATCCGGCCATATGTTATGGCAAGCATCGGTCACCAGCGAAATTCTCAGTCCGCCGCAAGTGCAGAATAATGTCGTCGCCGTGCGCACGGTCGATGGCCGTATATTTGCACTGGATGCCATCGATGGAAAACGGAAGTGGATTTACCAAGGCGCTACGCCATCATTGACGGTGCGCAGCACAGCCGGAATAACACTGGCGCATGGCGCCATATTTGCCGGTTTTCCCGGTGGAAAAATGGTTGCGATGAGCTTATTTAACGGCAACATTGGTTGGGAAGTCGCCGTTTCGCAGCCGCGCGGCGTGACCGAATTGGAGCGCATGACGGATATCACCAGCGCACCCGTGATGAACAATCGTCTCGTTTGCGCAGTTGCGTACCAAGGGCGTGTTGCCTGCTTTGCGATTAACGATGGCGCGTACATATGGTCACGCGAATCGTCCAGCAGCGCAGGCTTGGTGATGGACAACGATTACGTGTATGTAACCGAGGATAACGGCGTGGTTGCAGCCTACGATCTGCTGAGCGGTGCCGGTATGTGGAAACAGAGCCGGCTCGGGAGCAAGAAATTAACCCGGCCTGTGATCATCGGGCAATATATTGTCGTCGCGGACGATCAGGGTTTTGTTAATGTATTGCGTAATTATGATGGCGCATTGGTGGCCCGCGCCGCTACCGATGGCAG